The nucleotide window CACGGTCGTGCTCGGCGTGCTGTGCCTGCTGTTCAGCGACCTCAACTCGAACAAGGGCCTCGGCCCGGTCGCGGCGATCGGCATCGGCGCGGCGCTGCTGGCGTCGACCACGTTCCTGCCGGCCGCGCTGGCGCTGTGCGGCCGCGGCGCGTTCTGGCCGTTCAAGCCCGCGCTGGGGTCGCCGCACCCCGAGACGTCCGGGCTCTGGGGCCGGGTCGCGCGCCTGGTCGGCCGCCGCCCGCGCACGGTCTGGGTGGTGACGGCGCTGGTGCTCGGGCTCGGCGTCGCGTTCGTGCCGCAGCTCAAGGCGTCCGGCACCGCGCAGTCGGACGTGTTCCTCACCGAGGTCGAATCCGGGCGGGGCCAGGAGATCCTCGGCAGGCACTTCCCCGGCGGCCTCGGCGCGCCCGCGGTCACGATCGCCGACGCCGGCGCCCTGCCCGCGGTCCTGCAGGCGTCCACAATGGACGGCGTGGCGCAGTCGTTCCCGGTGCCGGGCCCCGACGGCGGCCCCAAGGTGGTCGGCGGCCGCGTCCAGGTCCTCTCGGTGCTGACGGACCCGGCGGACTCCGAGGCGGCGGTCGCGACCGTCGGCAGGCTGCGCGACGCCGTGCACGCGGTCCCGGACGCGAACGCGAAGGTCGGTGGCCCGACGGCGATCCAGCTGGACACGCAGCAGACGTCGAAGCGCGACCGCGCGCTGATCATCCCGATCGTGCTCCTGGTGATCTTCCTGGTGCTGGCCCTGCTGCTGCGGTCGTTGCTGGCCCCGCTGCTGCTGATCGCCACGGTGGTGCTCTCGTTCGCGGCGACGATGGGCGTGTCCGCGCTGGTGTTCAACCACATCCTGGGCTTCCCGGGTGCGGACCCGGTGGTGCCGCTGTTCGGGTTCGTGTTCCTGGTGGCACTGGGGATCGACTACAACATCTTCCTGATGACGCGCGTGCGGGAGGAGGCCCTGACCCGCGGCACGCGCGAAGGGACGTTGCGCGGGCTGACGTTGACGGGCGGGGTGATCACGTCGGCCGGGGTGGTGCTGGCGGCGACGTTCTCGGCGCTGGCGGTGATCCCGATCCTGTTCCTGGCGCAGATCGCGTTCATCGTGGCGTTCGGCGTCCTGCTGGACACGTTCCTGGTGCGGTCGCTGCTGGTGCCGGCCCTGACCATCGACGTCGGGCGGCGCGTCTGGTGGCCGTCGCGGCAGGCGCGCCGGGAGGCGTGAGACGCGCCGACGGGCGACAGCCCCAAGCGCCCCAATGTGGCGTTGGTTGCGTCCAACGCACCCAATGTGGCGTTCGGTGCGTCTGACGCACCGAACGCCACATTGGGGCGCATCGGGCCGGACGCCGGACCACTTGCGGGAACCCCGCTACAGCATCGGCACCCGGGGCCGGTACTGCTCGAGCAAGCCCTCGTTCGCGGCGTCGCCGCCGGGGAGGTTCGAGCTCTGCCACAGGGGGATGTCGCCGGCCAGTGCCGTCAGGCGGACGAGCAGGAGGTTCCACAGGTAGGTCGAGCAGAGGGTCGACAGCGCCGCCGTGGTGCCGCTGGGGGTGGGGACCACCGCGTCGCCCGGGGGGATGGCCGTGTCCAGGACGGCGTCGGCCAGCTCGCCGAGCTTGGCGAAGGAGCGGGCCGGGGCGCTTTCCATGTGGGGCCGGGACGAGAACGCGACGACGTAGGCCTCCCGCTTCCTGAACTCGCCGGCG belongs to Amycolatopsis tolypomycina and includes:
- a CDS encoding MMPL family transporter, which produces MNDNPRRLRWLVPALLVIAWLGLGGFGGPFAGKLGEVAKNDNAAFLPRSAEATEVADEQKAFSPRQVLPATVVAERPSGLTGEDRRFLEAKARELGGVPGVVGPLGEPQPAPRDDQAVQLSVPVAADGNPADVVKEVRARLGGAPAGLTVLVTGPAGQVADLVTAFGGIDGILLLVAGGVVALILVAVYRSPLLPFLVLLSAVFALGLASLVVYLLAKHDVLALNGQSQGILSILVFGAATDYALLLVARFREQLRDTPSRFDALRLAWRATLEPIAASAGTVVLGVLCLLFSDLNSNKGLGPVAAIGIGAALLASTTFLPAALALCGRGAFWPFKPALGSPHPETSGLWGRVARLVGRRPRTVWVVTALVLGLGVAFVPQLKASGTAQSDVFLTEVESGRGQEILGRHFPGGLGAPAVTIADAGALPAVLQASTMDGVAQSFPVPGPDGGPKVVGGRVQVLSVLTDPADSEAAVATVGRLRDAVHAVPDANAKVGGPTAIQLDTQQTSKRDRALIIPIVLLVIFLVLALLLRSLLAPLLLIATVVLSFAATMGVSALVFNHILGFPGADPVVPLFGFVFLVALGIDYNIFLMTRVREEALTRGTREGTLRGLTLTGGVITSAGVVLAATFSALAVIPILFLAQIAFIVAFGVLLDTFLVRSLLVPALTIDVGRRVWWPSRQARREA